From the Esox lucius isolate fEsoLuc1 chromosome 21, fEsoLuc1.pri, whole genome shotgun sequence genome, one window contains:
- the dap gene encoding death-associated protein 1, which produces MSSPPKEKIETKGGHLPAVKAGGMRIVQKHQGATPPEPPSNKDKDDEEYVEEPSPPKPAVIVSGVVTKGDKDFTPAAAQVAHQKPQPSVTKMPQNQHLTQHIHQPRK; this is translated from the exons ATGTCTTCACCGCCGAAGGAGAAAATCGAGACCAAAGGAGGACATCTCCCGGCTG tgaagGCAGGGGGAATGAGAATAGTGCAGAAGCACCAGGGAGCAACTCCACCTGAGCCCCCTTCAAACAAGGACAAAGACGATGAGGAATATGTGGAGGAGCCTAg cccaCCAAAACCTGCAGTGATCGTATCAGGAGTGGTTACAaag GGCGATAAGGACTTTACCCCAGCAGCCGCCCAGGTGGCTCACCAGAAGCCCCAGCCGTCTGTCACCAAGATGCCCCAGAACCAGCACCTCACCCAGCACATCCACCAGCCTCGCAAGTGA